From Calothrix sp. PCC 6303, a single genomic window includes:
- a CDS encoding filamentous hemagglutinin N-terminal domain-containing protein produces MTSAVLGQEIIPDNKLPNPSIVITEGDGLIIEGGTVAGTNLFHSLERFSVQQGQKALFTGRTTTENIITRITGAFPSHIDGLISVAGNANLFLLNPNGIFFGKNAALNITGSFFVSTANSWEFADGKIFSATTNQNDPLLTFSVPVGVQWGKSPAGKVENAGNLVVGKNLTLVGENISSTGSMRSVDGKLTLTAEDNLRFTNAINSAVEIEIDAKSVELINTDILTNTSTRTSKLGEDIAIRTGSLLVEDSFIEAVTENNASFGKIVIKATGDVIFDFSGLTTNTRFRAAGSRGNDILLVAKNLYLKNGSGLVVSTPGNSITGNIDIQVEDRIVLSNLSGIYSYVAPDIMANGGDINIKARSLTLENGSRISSEVDNNGSIFGYLPNSVGERNAGDITLNVSDEVQLNGIFNLFASPVFSEISTQVRNGAVGNGGNININTGLLSLFNQGKISAGSNGEGNAGAIAIRAESLKIVDGGQLITSSSSRGNAGDMRINASQSIIISGEDAGLFADTGANSSGMGGNIYVFSPLFKALNNGSISTDNQGSGNGGNLTFQTDNLTLKQASITAETISGRGGDINISSGFLVLSNNSQISAAAKYTGSGGNININSDFIVALTSENNDIIANANQGQGGNIRIFSQGIFGLGYHPDLTSGNDITASSDLGVDGVVDIQTLGINPSQGNVELPSEFLNLSQQVTQTCSVQSRTNSFVNSGRSGLPLSPSEVINNTPNWVDTRGKNRSEENFSESNTFVEAVDWTIGSDGKVRLLGSKKTVANKTQSCVDTNS; encoded by the coding sequence ATGACTTCAGCCGTGTTAGGACAAGAAATTATACCCGATAATAAGCTACCAAATCCCTCAATTGTGATTACAGAGGGTGACGGACTCATAATTGAGGGAGGAACTGTTGCTGGTACGAATTTGTTCCATAGCTTAGAAAGATTCTCGGTTCAACAGGGACAGAAAGCGCTTTTTACAGGTAGAACCACTACTGAAAATATTATTACTAGAATCACGGGTGCTTTTCCTTCCCATATTGACGGATTGATTAGTGTTGCTGGTAATGCCAATTTATTTTTACTTAACCCTAATGGAATTTTTTTTGGTAAAAATGCGGCATTGAATATTACTGGTTCTTTTTTTGTGAGTACAGCTAACAGCTGGGAATTTGCGGATGGAAAGATATTTAGTGCGACAACAAATCAGAATGACCCGCTTTTAACTTTTAGTGTACCCGTTGGTGTGCAGTGGGGAAAAAGTCCCGCAGGTAAGGTGGAAAATGCTGGTAATTTGGTGGTTGGAAAAAATTTAACTTTAGTCGGTGAAAATATCAGTAGTACGGGTTCGATGAGATCTGTAGATGGTAAGCTGACCCTGACGGCAGAAGATAATCTTCGGTTCACTAATGCTATAAATAGTGCTGTTGAAATTGAGATCGATGCTAAGTCAGTCGAATTAATTAATACGGATATACTGACAAATACTTCGACTCGTACTAGTAAGCTGGGGGAAGATATTGCAATTAGAACAGGTTCTTTGTTGGTGGAAGATAGTTTTATTGAAGCTGTCACAGAGAATAACGCAAGTTTTGGGAAAATTGTGATTAAAGCTACGGGAGATGTTATTTTTGATTTTTCTGGTTTAACCACCAATACACGCTTTAGAGCCGCAGGTAGCCGGGGAAATGATATTCTGCTAGTAGCGAAAAATCTATATTTAAAGAACGGTTCAGGTTTAGTTGTCAGTACTCCTGGCAATAGCATCACAGGGAATATCGATATTCAGGTGGAAGATAGGATTGTTTTATCTAATTTGAGTGGGATTTATAGCTATGTTGCCCCAGATATTATGGCAAATGGTGGGGATATTAATATTAAAGCGCGATCGCTTACCCTAGAAAATGGCTCACGTATTAGCAGTGAAGTGGATAATAACGGCTCAATTTTTGGTTATCTTCCCAACTCAGTGGGTGAGAGGAATGCTGGTGACATCACCCTTAATGTGAGTGATGAGGTGCAATTGAATGGTATTTTTAATCTATTTGCGTCACCTGTATTTAGCGAAATTTCCACTCAGGTTAGGAATGGTGCAGTGGGTAACGGTGGCAATATCAACATCAATACTGGTTTGTTATCCTTGTTTAATCAAGGTAAAATTAGCGCAGGCAGTAATGGGGAAGGGAATGCAGGTGCGATCGCTATTCGTGCAGAATCCTTAAAAATTGTAGATGGTGGGCAACTCATAACTAGTTCTTCCAGTCGCGGTAATGCTGGAGATATGAGAATTAACGCTAGCCAAAGCATAATTATATCTGGTGAAGATGCCGGATTGTTTGCAGATACAGGTGCAAATTCTAGTGGGATGGGCGGTAATATCTATGTATTTTCCCCATTGTTTAAAGCATTAAATAATGGTTCTATTTCCACTGATAATCAAGGTTCTGGGAATGGCGGAAACCTCACATTCCAAACGGATAATCTTACCTTGAAACAAGCAAGTATTACTGCTGAAACTATTAGTGGGAGAGGGGGAGACATCAATATTTCTAGCGGTTTCCTGGTTTTATCCAACAATAGCCAGATTTCCGCAGCTGCCAAATATACTGGTAGCGGTGGTAACATAAATATTAACTCTGACTTCATTGTGGCTCTAACTAGCGAAAATAACGATATCATCGCCAATGCTAATCAAGGACAGGGGGGAAATATCCGCATTTTCTCCCAAGGCATCTTTGGGTTAGGATATCATCCAGATTTAACATCGGGCAATGATATTACTGCCAGTTCTGATTTAGGTGTCGATGGAGTAGTTGATATTCAAACTTTAGGCATTAATCCCAGTCAGGGTAATGTGGAATTACCTAGTGAATTTCTCAATCTTTCTCAACAAGTAACGCAGACTTGTTCGGTTCAAAGCCGTACCAACAGCTTTGTCAATTCTGGACGTTCTGGTTTACCATTAAGTCCAAGTGAAGTTATAAATAATACGCCTAATTGGGTTGATACACGAGGGAAAAACAGAAGTGAGGAAAATTTTTCTGAATCTAATACCTTTGTAGAGGCGGTAGATTGGACTATTGGTAGTGATGGGAAGGTAAGATTGTTAGGTAGTAAAAAAACTGTAGCAAATAAAACTCAAAGCTGTGTAGATACTAATTCATGA
- a CDS encoding ISL3 family transposase — protein MKFSVEQILNLPGIKVLNCQDIEGLGLIIEIQVDSKSSKCPRCGKASHSIHQHHWRNIKDLPWSNQQVILRIDRRQFRCKNCQKLFSEDLDFVDKQRGYTKRFAIEIVKQVLDSNIRSVAERNDLSESEIQSMLDSLESDISFETSEIKRLGIDEISLIKGQGNYLGVLVDLDRRKPIDIVESRRQSEMTQALQSMGNEVLEQIEEVSIDLWKPYKSLVKELMPNAEVTIDRFHVMKQVNDELDAARKQQKKEANSLKNKLDRDRILAGLLKSKYSLLKNEDSLNETQKEKLKAVQNVSPTLSKMHELKEKFRNIFNTAESWGDGVLKLLDWMYDSSLYFPKTIRTIFRWFGDIVGYFEQRTTSGTVEGINNKLKLVKRLGYGFRNFANFRLRCLLSWHFSVKFP, from the coding sequence ATGAAGTTTTCCGTAGAGCAAATTCTGAATTTACCAGGGATAAAAGTATTAAATTGTCAAGATATTGAAGGCTTAGGATTAATCATAGAAATACAAGTTGACTCCAAATCTTCTAAATGTCCAAGATGTGGTAAAGCTAGTCATAGTATACATCAGCATCATTGGCGTAATATTAAAGACTTGCCATGGAGTAATCAGCAAGTAATATTAAGAATTGATCGTCGTCAATTTAGGTGCAAAAATTGTCAAAAATTATTTAGTGAGGATTTAGATTTTGTCGATAAACAACGAGGATATACTAAAAGATTTGCAATAGAAATAGTGAAACAAGTGTTAGACAGTAACATTCGTAGTGTTGCAGAGAGAAATGATTTAAGTGAATCAGAAATTCAATCGATGCTAGATTCTTTAGAATCAGATATCAGTTTTGAGACAAGTGAAATAAAGCGTCTAGGTATAGATGAAATTTCTTTAATTAAAGGTCAAGGTAATTATTTAGGAGTATTGGTAGATTTAGACAGAAGAAAACCAATTGATATTGTTGAGTCACGTCGTCAATCAGAAATGACTCAAGCTTTGCAGAGTATGGGCAATGAGGTTTTAGAGCAAATTGAAGAAGTTAGTATAGACTTGTGGAAACCATATAAAAGTTTAGTCAAAGAGTTGATGCCAAATGCAGAAGTAACTATTGATAGATTTCATGTAATGAAACAGGTAAATGATGAATTAGATGCAGCGCGTAAACAGCAAAAAAAAGAAGCAAATTCCCTCAAGAATAAATTAGATAGAGATCGAATATTGGCGGGATTATTAAAAAGTAAATATAGCTTGTTGAAAAACGAAGATTCTTTAAATGAGACTCAAAAAGAAAAGCTAAAAGCAGTTCAAAATGTATCTCCAACTCTATCAAAAATGCACGAGTTAAAAGAGAAATTCAGAAATATATTTAACACTGCTGAATCATGGGGCGATGGGGTACTAAAATTATTAGATTGGATGTATGATTCGAGTTTATACTTTCCGAAAACTATTAGAACAATTTTTAGATGGTTTGGAGATATAGTTGGTTATTTTGAACAAAGAACAACTAGTGGCACTGTAGAAGGAATTAATAATAAGTTGAAGCTAGTCAAAAGATTAGGATATGGTTTCCGTAATTTCGCAAATTTTAGATTACGCTGCTTATTATCTTGGCACTTTAGTGTTAAATTTCCATAA
- a CDS encoding glycosyltransferase family 4 protein, whose product MPDNLIPQRRFNLLFLSTPVGAIGSGLGGGVELSIHNTAKAMIHRGHSVEIVAPSGSHLDGFSITQISGNLQIIAQSQERSTPINLPVNSVLANMWEYARQVENKFDLIVNFAYDWLPFYLTPFFSIPIAHIVSMGSLSDALDQTIAQISHKFPHTIGFCTASQAATFPNLNSPLYYLSNGIDLSLYKFCSQPRQQLAWLGRISPEKALEDAVQVAIQTDMQLKIMGKIQDESYWQQICHKYPHAPIEYLGFLSTDKMQEIVRQCAALIMTPRWVEAFGNVAIEALACGVPVISYRRGGPSEIIKDGETGFLVEPDNVYQLVNAVSKLNTINRLNCRQQAEQEFSLDALGTRFESWFQAIFQYSGLL is encoded by the coding sequence ATGCCAGATAATCTAATACCACAGCGTCGATTCAACCTGCTTTTCCTCTCAACTCCCGTAGGAGCAATCGGTAGCGGATTAGGTGGGGGCGTAGAATTAAGTATACATAACACAGCAAAAGCCATGATCCATCGTGGTCATAGTGTAGAAATAGTTGCACCTTCAGGTTCTCATCTAGATGGATTTTCCATCACCCAAATTTCCGGAAACTTACAAATCATTGCCCAAAGTCAAGAACGCAGCACTCCCATCAATTTACCCGTCAATTCTGTATTAGCGAATATGTGGGAGTATGCTCGCCAAGTAGAAAATAAGTTCGATCTAATAGTAAACTTTGCTTACGATTGGTTGCCTTTTTACCTCACACCTTTTTTCTCAATACCCATTGCCCATATTGTCAGCATGGGTTCCCTATCAGATGCTTTAGATCAAACTATTGCTCAAATATCACACAAGTTTCCCCACACAATTGGGTTTTGTACTGCTTCCCAAGCAGCAACTTTTCCCAATTTAAACTCACCTCTATACTATTTAAGTAACGGAATTGACTTATCACTTTACAAATTTTGCTCGCAACCCAGACAGCAATTAGCTTGGCTAGGAAGGATTTCTCCAGAAAAAGCCTTAGAGGATGCAGTGCAAGTTGCCATCCAAACAGATATGCAACTCAAAATCATGGGAAAAATCCAAGACGAATCTTACTGGCAGCAAATATGCCACAAATATCCCCACGCACCAATTGAGTATCTGGGGTTCTTAAGCACAGACAAGATGCAAGAAATAGTTCGTCAGTGTGCAGCATTGATCATGACACCAAGGTGGGTAGAAGCTTTCGGAAACGTAGCAATCGAAGCTTTAGCTTGTGGAGTTCCTGTTATATCGTACCGTCGTGGTGGTCCATCGGAAATCATCAAGGACGGGGAAACCGGGTTTCTGGTTGAGCCAGATAATGTATATCAACTCGTCAATGCCGTATCTAAATTAAACACAATCAATCGTCTAAATTGTCGGCAACAAGCAGAGCAGGAATTTTCCTTAGATGCTCTAGGCACAAGATTTGAATCTTGGTTTCAGGCAATCTTTCAGTATTCGGGTCTACTTTGA